The Glycine max cultivar Williams 82 chromosome 12, Glycine_max_v4.0, whole genome shotgun sequence genome window below encodes:
- the LOC100778675 gene encoding GATA transcription factor 11 isoform X1, with amino-acid sequence MSKDIANMKDSWFFDNNFNGLSDEIFDDVINFFDFPLEDVDANGVEEDWDAQLKCLEDPRFDVYSASSAGLCAETQNEKPQLGMKLSASSNGISPIKQLAKAPGPAYGKTIPHQNVTSNGKDLHQFQTYTYSPVSVFESSSSSSVENSNFDRPVIPVKRARSKRQRPSNFSPLFSIPLIVNLPAVRKDQRTAASDSDFGTNVAGNLSNKVKKQRKKDLSLLSDVEMTRSSSPESGPPRKCMHCEVTKTPQWREGPMGPKTLCNACGVRYRSGRLFPEYRPAASPTFVASLHSNCHKKVVEMRSRVIQEPVRCSMLASSNLHGNSVG; translated from the exons ATGTCTAAG GATATTGCTAACATGAAGGACTCTTGGTTTTTCGACAATAACTTTAATGGTCTGTCAGATGAGATTTTTGATGATGTCATCAACTTTTTTGATTTCCCGCTGGAAGACGTGGATGCTAATGGTGTGGAAGAAGACTGGGATGCTCAATTAAAATGCCTTGAAGACCCGCGTTTTGATGTTTATTCAGCATCATCAGCTGGGCTGTGTGCCGAAACTCAAAATGAGAAGCCCCAACTTGGAATGAAGTTATCTGCTTCT AGTAATGGGATTTCCCCAATAAAACAGCTGGCAAAAGCTCCTGGACCAGCATATGGAAAGACCATTCCCCACCAGAATGTCACTTCCAATGGAAAAGATTTGCATCAATTCCAAACCTACACCTACAGCCCAGTTTCGGTTTTTGAAAGTAGCAGTTCGTCCTCAGTTGAGAATTCCAACTTCGATCGACCTGTCATCCCAGTGAAGCGGGCTCGTAGTAAACGTCAGCGTCCTTCAAACTTCAGTCCTCTATTTTCAATTCCTCTCATCGTTAATTTGCCGGCTGTGCGAAAAGATCAAAGGACAGCAGCCTCTGACTCAGATTTTGGAACAAATGTTGCTGGGAATCTatcaaacaaagtaaaaaaGCAGAGGAAAAAGGATTTGTCCCTGCTATCAGATGTTGAGATGACGAGATCCTCATCACCAGAGTCAGGTCCCCCCAGAAAATGCATGCATTGTGAGGTGACAAAAACCCCACAATGGAGAGAGGGACCTATGGGTCCCAAAACACTGTGCAATGCTTGTGGTGTTCGATACAGGTCCGGCCGCCTCTTTCCTGAATACCGGCCGGCAGCTAGCCCGACTTTTGTAGCATCGCTGCACTCAAACTGCCACAAGAAGGTTGTGGAGATGAGAAGCAGAGTCATCCAGGAGCCTGTTAGGTGTTCTATGTTGGCTTCATCAAATCTCCATGGAAATTCTGTAggataa
- the LOC100778675 gene encoding GATA transcription factor 11 isoform X2 codes for MKDSWFFDNNFNGLSDEIFDDVINFFDFPLEDVDANGVEEDWDAQLKCLEDPRFDVYSASSAGLCAETQNEKPQLGMKLSASSNGISPIKQLAKAPGPAYGKTIPHQNVTSNGKDLHQFQTYTYSPVSVFESSSSSSVENSNFDRPVIPVKRARSKRQRPSNFSPLFSIPLIVNLPAVRKDQRTAASDSDFGTNVAGNLSNKVKKQRKKDLSLLSDVEMTRSSSPESGPPRKCMHCEVTKTPQWREGPMGPKTLCNACGVRYRSGRLFPEYRPAASPTFVASLHSNCHKKVVEMRSRVIQEPVRCSMLASSNLHGNSVG; via the exons ATGAAGGACTCTTGGTTTTTCGACAATAACTTTAATGGTCTGTCAGATGAGATTTTTGATGATGTCATCAACTTTTTTGATTTCCCGCTGGAAGACGTGGATGCTAATGGTGTGGAAGAAGACTGGGATGCTCAATTAAAATGCCTTGAAGACCCGCGTTTTGATGTTTATTCAGCATCATCAGCTGGGCTGTGTGCCGAAACTCAAAATGAGAAGCCCCAACTTGGAATGAAGTTATCTGCTTCT AGTAATGGGATTTCCCCAATAAAACAGCTGGCAAAAGCTCCTGGACCAGCATATGGAAAGACCATTCCCCACCAGAATGTCACTTCCAATGGAAAAGATTTGCATCAATTCCAAACCTACACCTACAGCCCAGTTTCGGTTTTTGAAAGTAGCAGTTCGTCCTCAGTTGAGAATTCCAACTTCGATCGACCTGTCATCCCAGTGAAGCGGGCTCGTAGTAAACGTCAGCGTCCTTCAAACTTCAGTCCTCTATTTTCAATTCCTCTCATCGTTAATTTGCCGGCTGTGCGAAAAGATCAAAGGACAGCAGCCTCTGACTCAGATTTTGGAACAAATGTTGCTGGGAATCTatcaaacaaagtaaaaaaGCAGAGGAAAAAGGATTTGTCCCTGCTATCAGATGTTGAGATGACGAGATCCTCATCACCAGAGTCAGGTCCCCCCAGAAAATGCATGCATTGTGAGGTGACAAAAACCCCACAATGGAGAGAGGGACCTATGGGTCCCAAAACACTGTGCAATGCTTGTGGTGTTCGATACAGGTCCGGCCGCCTCTTTCCTGAATACCGGCCGGCAGCTAGCCCGACTTTTGTAGCATCGCTGCACTCAAACTGCCACAAGAAGGTTGTGGAGATGAGAAGCAGAGTCATCCAGGAGCCTGTTAGGTGTTCTATGTTGGCTTCATCAAATCTCCATGGAAATTCTGTAggataa